The following are encoded in a window of Pongo abelii isolate AG06213 chromosome 16, NHGRI_mPonAbe1-v2.0_pri, whole genome shotgun sequence genomic DNA:
- the NUTM1 gene encoding NUT family member 1 isoform X1, with the protein MASDGASALPGPDMSMKPSAAPSPSPALPFLPPTSGPPDHPPGEPPPQPIMPSVFSPDNPLMRSAFPSSLLVTGDGGPCLSGAGAGKVIVKVKTEGGSAEPSQTQNFILTQTALNSIAPGTPCGGLEGPAPPFVTASHVKTILPSKAVGVSQEGPPGLLPQAPPPVAQLVPTVPLEKAWPGLHGTTGEGGPAATLSKPSLGDRSRISKDVYENFRRWQHYKALARRHLSRSPDTEALSCFLIPVLRSLARLKPTMTLEEGLPLAVQEWEHTSNFDRMIFYEMAERFMEFEAEEMQIHNTQLMNGSQGLSPATPLKLDPLGPLASEVCQQPVYIPKKAASKTRAPRRRQRKAQRPPVPEAPKEIPPEAVKEYIDIMEWLVGTHLATGESDGKQEEEGQQQEEEGMYPDPGLLSYINELCSQKVFVSKVEAVIHPQFLADLLSPEKQRDPLALIEELEQEEGLTLAQLVQKRLLALEEEDAEVPPSYSGAQLDSSPSVSDEDEDGDGRLRPSPGLQGAGGAVCLGKVSSSGKRAREVHGGQEQALDSPRGMHRDGNTLPSPSRWDLQPELAAPQGTPGPLGVERRGSGKVIDQISLHQDGHLGGAGPPGHCLVADRTSEALPLCWQEGFQPESTPSLDAGLAELAPLQGQGLEKKVLVLQKGQQTGGHGVLPQGKEPLTVPQEGSSGAMWGDDRGTPMAQSYDQNPSPRAAGERDEVCLSPGLWLSSEMDAVGLELPVQIEEVIESFQVEECVTEYQEGCQGLGSSGNISLGPGETIVPGDTESSVIPCGGTVAAAALEKRNYCSLPGPLRANSPTLRSKENQEQSRETVGDPSDLWAEGCFPLLESGSSTLGSSKETLPPTCQGNLLIMGTEDASSLPEASQEAGSRGNSFSPLLETIEPVNILDVKDDCGLQLRVSEDTCPLNVHSYDPQGEGRVDPDLSKPKNLAPLQESQESYTTGTPKATSSHQGLGSTLPRWGTRDAIVPRETSVSKTRRSADRAKGKEKKKKEAEEEDEELSNFAYLLASKLSLSPRGHPLSPHHASGGQGSQRASHLLPAGAKGPSKLPYPVAKSGKRALAGGPAPTEKRPHSGAQLGVPRENPLALGVVRPSQSRKRRCDSFVTGRRKKRRRSQ; encoded by the exons CATCTGCATTGCCGGGACCAGATATGAGCATGAAACCTAGTGCCGCCCCGTCTCCATCCCCTGCACTTCCCTTTCTCCCACCAACTTCTGGCCCACCAGACCACCCACCCGGGGAGCCACCTCCACAGCCCATCATGCCTTCAGTATTCTCTCCAGACAACCCTCTGATGCGCTCTGCTTTCCCCAGCTCACTGTTGGTGACAGGGGACGGGGGCCCATGCCtcagtggggctggggctggcaaGGTCATTGTCAAAGTCAAGACAGAAGGGGGATCAGCTGAGCCCTCTCAAACTCAGAACTTTATCCTTACTCAGACTGCCCTCAATTCGATTGCCCCGGGCACTCCCTGTGGGGGCCTTGAGGGTCCTGCACCTCCATTTGTGACAGCATCTCATGTGAAGACCATTCTGCCCTCTAAGGCTGTTGGTGTCAGCCAGGAGGGCCCTCCAggccttctgcctcaggctccaccACCAGTTGCTCAACTGGTCCCCACTGTGCCCCTGGAAAAAGCTTGGCCAGGGCTACATGGGACAACCGGGGAAGGAGGTCCTGCGGCCACTCTATCCAAGCCTTCACTAGGTGACCGCTCCAGAATTTCCAAGGACGTTTATGAGAACTTCCGTCGATGGCAGCATTACAAAGCCTTGGCCCGGAGGCACCTATCCCGGAGTCCTGACACAGAGgctctttcctgttttcttat CCCAGTGCTTCGTTCCCTGGCCCGGCTGAAGCCCACTATGACCCTGGAGGAGGGACTGCCATTGGCTGTGCAGGAGTGGGAGCACACCAGCAACTTTGACCGGATGATCTTTTATGAGATGGCGGAAAG GTTCATGGAGTTTGAGGCTGAGGAGATGCAGATTCACAACACACAGCTGATGAATGGGTCTCAGGGCCTGTCTCCTGCAACCCCTTTGAAACTTGATCCTCTAGGGCCCCTGGCCTCTGAGGTTTGCCAGCAGCCAG TGTACATTCCGAAGAAGGCAGCCTCCAAGACACGGGCCCCCCGCCGGCGTCAGCGTAAGGCCCAGAGACCTCCTGTTCCTGAGGCACCCAAGGAGATCCCACCAGAAGCTGTGAAGGAGTATATTGACATCATGGAATGGCTGGTGGGGACTCACTTGGCCACTGGGGAGTCAGATGGAAAACAAGAGGAAGAagggcagcagcaggaggaggaagggatgtATCCAGATCCAGGTCTCCTGAGCTACATCAATGAGCTGTGTTCTCAGAAGGTCTTTGTCTCCAAG GTGGAGGCTGTCATTCACCCTCAATTTCTGGCAGATCTGCTGTccccagaaaaacagagagatcCCTTGGCCTTAATTGAGGAGCTAGAGCAAGAAGAAGGACTCACTCTTGCCCAG cTGGTCCAGAAGCGACTCCTGGCCTTGGAAGAGGAAGATGCAGAGGTGCCTCCAAGTTACAGTGGAGCTCAGTTGGACTCAAGTCCTTCTGTTTCTGATGAGGATGAAGATGGCGATGGGCGGCTTCGGCCCTCACCTGGGCTTCAGGGGGCTGGGGGCGCCGTTTGCCTTGGAAAGGTTTCTTCTTCAGGAAAACGGGCAAGAGAAGTGCATGGTGGGCAGGAGCAAGCCCTAGATAGCCCCAGAGGGATGCACAGGGATGGGAACACTCTGCCATCCCCTAGCAGGTGGGACCTGCAGCCAGAACTTGCAGCTCCACAGGGAACTCCAGGACCCTTGGGTGTGGAGAGGAGAGGGTCTGGGAAGGTTATAGACCAGATATCTCTACATCAGGATGGCCATCTAGGAGGCGCTGGGCCTCCTGGGCACTGCCTGGTGGCTGATAGGACTTCAGAGGCTCTGCCCCTTTGTTGGCAGGAAGGCTTCCAGCCTGAGAGCACTCCCAGTTTGGATGCTGGACTTGCAGAGCTGGCTCCTCTGCAAGGACAAGGGTTAGAAAAGAAAGTCCTAGTATTGCAGAAAGGACAACAAACAGGGGGTCATGGAGTGCTTCCTCAAGGGAAGGAGCCTTTAACAGTGCCCCAGGAAGGCTCTTCAGGAGCCATGTGGGGAGATGACAGAGGTACCCCCATGGCTCAGAGTTATGATCAGAATCCTTCCCCTAGAGCAGCTGGGGAGAGGGACGAAGTCTGTCTCAGCCCAGGACTTTGGCTAAGCAGTGAGATGGATGCTGTAGGCTTGGAGCTGCCCGTACAAATAGAGGAGGTCATAGAGAGCTTCCAAGTTGAGGAGTGTGTAACTGAGTATCAGGAAGGCTGCCAGGGACTGGGCTCCAGTGGCAACATTTCCCTAGGTCCTGGAGAAACCATAGTACCTGGGGATACAGAGAGCAGTGTGATTCCCTGTGGAGGCACAGTTGCGGCAGCTGCCCTAGAAAAGAGAAACTACTGCAGCTTGCCAGGACCTTTGAGGGCCAACAGCCCAACCTTGAGGTCCAAAGAAAATCAAGAACAGAGCCGTGAAACCGTAGGGGATCCCAGTGATCTGTGGGCAGAAGGTTGCTTCCCATTGCTGGAAAGTGGTAGTTCCACACTGGGGTCTTCCAAAGAAACCCTTCCGCCCACATGCCAAGGCAATCTCCTTATCATGGGGACCGAGGATGCCTCCTCCTTGCCTGAAGCCAGCCAAGAGGCAGGGAGCAGAGGCAATTCCTTTTCTCCTCTGTTGGAAACCATAGAACCGGTCAACATACTAGATGTTAAAGATGACTGTGGCCTCCAACTAAGGGTCAGCGAGGACACCTGCCCACTGAATGTTCATTCTTATGACCCCCAAGGAGAAGGCAGGGTGGATCCTGATCTGTCCAAGCCTAAAAACCTTGCTCCTTTACAAGAGAGTCAGGAGTCTTACACAACTGGGACTCCCAAAGCAACATCTTCTCACCAGGGCCTTGGAAGCACTTTGCCTAGATGGGGAACCAGGGATGCCATAGTTCCGAGAGAAACTTCTGTTAGTAAAACACGCAGGTCAGCAGACAGGgccaaaggaaaggagaaaaagaagaaggaagcagaggaagaggatgaggaaCTCTCCAACTTTGCTTACCTCTTGGCCTCTAAACTTAGCCTCTCACCAAGGGGGCATCCTCTCAGTCCTCACCATGCCTCAGGAGgtcagggcagccagagagcaTCCCACCTGCTCCCTGCTGGGGCAAAAGGCCCCAGCAAACTTCCATATCCTGTTGCCAAGTCTGGGAAGCGAGCTCTAGCTGGAGGTCCAGCCCCTACTGAAAAGAGACCCCACTCAGGAGCTCAACTTGGGGTCCCCAGGGAGAATCCCCTAGCTCTGGGAGTAGTTCGACCGTCACAGTCTCGTAAAAGGCGGTGTGACAGTTTTGTCACGGGCAGAAGGAAGAAACGACGTCGTAGCCAGTAG
- the NUTM1 gene encoding NUT family member 1 isoform X2 encodes MFQRSNQDLNLGPYRKFSALSYGASALPGPDMSMKPSAAPSPSPALPFLPPTSGPPDHPPGEPPPQPIMPSVFSPDNPLMRSAFPSSLLVTGDGGPCLSGAGAGKVIVKVKTEGGSAEPSQTQNFILTQTALNSIAPGTPCGGLEGPAPPFVTASHVKTILPSKAVGVSQEGPPGLLPQAPPPVAQLVPTVPLEKAWPGLHGTTGEGGPAATLSKPSLGDRSRISKDVYENFRRWQHYKALARRHLSRSPDTEALSCFLIPVLRSLARLKPTMTLEEGLPLAVQEWEHTSNFDRMIFYEMAERFMEFEAEEMQIHNTQLMNGSQGLSPATPLKLDPLGPLASEVCQQPVYIPKKAASKTRAPRRRQRKAQRPPVPEAPKEIPPEAVKEYIDIMEWLVGTHLATGESDGKQEEEGQQQEEEGMYPDPGLLSYINELCSQKVFVSKVEAVIHPQFLADLLSPEKQRDPLALIEELEQEEGLTLAQLVQKRLLALEEEDAEVPPSYSGAQLDSSPSVSDEDEDGDGRLRPSPGLQGAGGAVCLGKVSSSGKRAREVHGGQEQALDSPRGMHRDGNTLPSPSRWDLQPELAAPQGTPGPLGVERRGSGKVIDQISLHQDGHLGGAGPPGHCLVADRTSEALPLCWQEGFQPESTPSLDAGLAELAPLQGQGLEKKVLVLQKGQQTGGHGVLPQGKEPLTVPQEGSSGAMWGDDRGTPMAQSYDQNPSPRAAGERDEVCLSPGLWLSSEMDAVGLELPVQIEEVIESFQVEECVTEYQEGCQGLGSSGNISLGPGETIVPGDTESSVIPCGGTVAAAALEKRNYCSLPGPLRANSPTLRSKENQEQSRETVGDPSDLWAEGCFPLLESGSSTLGSSKETLPPTCQGNLLIMGTEDASSLPEASQEAGSRGNSFSPLLETIEPVNILDVKDDCGLQLRVSEDTCPLNVHSYDPQGEGRVDPDLSKPKNLAPLQESQESYTTGTPKATSSHQGLGSTLPRWGTRDAIVPRETSVSKTRRSADRAKGKEKKKKEAEEEDEELSNFAYLLASKLSLSPRGHPLSPHHASGGQGSQRASHLLPAGAKGPSKLPYPVAKSGKRALAGGPAPTEKRPHSGAQLGVPRENPLALGVVRPSQSRKRRCDSFVTGRRKKRRRSQ; translated from the exons CATCTGCATTGCCGGGACCAGATATGAGCATGAAACCTAGTGCCGCCCCGTCTCCATCCCCTGCACTTCCCTTTCTCCCACCAACTTCTGGCCCACCAGACCACCCACCCGGGGAGCCACCTCCACAGCCCATCATGCCTTCAGTATTCTCTCCAGACAACCCTCTGATGCGCTCTGCTTTCCCCAGCTCACTGTTGGTGACAGGGGACGGGGGCCCATGCCtcagtggggctggggctggcaaGGTCATTGTCAAAGTCAAGACAGAAGGGGGATCAGCTGAGCCCTCTCAAACTCAGAACTTTATCCTTACTCAGACTGCCCTCAATTCGATTGCCCCGGGCACTCCCTGTGGGGGCCTTGAGGGTCCTGCACCTCCATTTGTGACAGCATCTCATGTGAAGACCATTCTGCCCTCTAAGGCTGTTGGTGTCAGCCAGGAGGGCCCTCCAggccttctgcctcaggctccaccACCAGTTGCTCAACTGGTCCCCACTGTGCCCCTGGAAAAAGCTTGGCCAGGGCTACATGGGACAACCGGGGAAGGAGGTCCTGCGGCCACTCTATCCAAGCCTTCACTAGGTGACCGCTCCAGAATTTCCAAGGACGTTTATGAGAACTTCCGTCGATGGCAGCATTACAAAGCCTTGGCCCGGAGGCACCTATCCCGGAGTCCTGACACAGAGgctctttcctgttttcttat CCCAGTGCTTCGTTCCCTGGCCCGGCTGAAGCCCACTATGACCCTGGAGGAGGGACTGCCATTGGCTGTGCAGGAGTGGGAGCACACCAGCAACTTTGACCGGATGATCTTTTATGAGATGGCGGAAAG GTTCATGGAGTTTGAGGCTGAGGAGATGCAGATTCACAACACACAGCTGATGAATGGGTCTCAGGGCCTGTCTCCTGCAACCCCTTTGAAACTTGATCCTCTAGGGCCCCTGGCCTCTGAGGTTTGCCAGCAGCCAG TGTACATTCCGAAGAAGGCAGCCTCCAAGACACGGGCCCCCCGCCGGCGTCAGCGTAAGGCCCAGAGACCTCCTGTTCCTGAGGCACCCAAGGAGATCCCACCAGAAGCTGTGAAGGAGTATATTGACATCATGGAATGGCTGGTGGGGACTCACTTGGCCACTGGGGAGTCAGATGGAAAACAAGAGGAAGAagggcagcagcaggaggaggaagggatgtATCCAGATCCAGGTCTCCTGAGCTACATCAATGAGCTGTGTTCTCAGAAGGTCTTTGTCTCCAAG GTGGAGGCTGTCATTCACCCTCAATTTCTGGCAGATCTGCTGTccccagaaaaacagagagatcCCTTGGCCTTAATTGAGGAGCTAGAGCAAGAAGAAGGACTCACTCTTGCCCAG cTGGTCCAGAAGCGACTCCTGGCCTTGGAAGAGGAAGATGCAGAGGTGCCTCCAAGTTACAGTGGAGCTCAGTTGGACTCAAGTCCTTCTGTTTCTGATGAGGATGAAGATGGCGATGGGCGGCTTCGGCCCTCACCTGGGCTTCAGGGGGCTGGGGGCGCCGTTTGCCTTGGAAAGGTTTCTTCTTCAGGAAAACGGGCAAGAGAAGTGCATGGTGGGCAGGAGCAAGCCCTAGATAGCCCCAGAGGGATGCACAGGGATGGGAACACTCTGCCATCCCCTAGCAGGTGGGACCTGCAGCCAGAACTTGCAGCTCCACAGGGAACTCCAGGACCCTTGGGTGTGGAGAGGAGAGGGTCTGGGAAGGTTATAGACCAGATATCTCTACATCAGGATGGCCATCTAGGAGGCGCTGGGCCTCCTGGGCACTGCCTGGTGGCTGATAGGACTTCAGAGGCTCTGCCCCTTTGTTGGCAGGAAGGCTTCCAGCCTGAGAGCACTCCCAGTTTGGATGCTGGACTTGCAGAGCTGGCTCCTCTGCAAGGACAAGGGTTAGAAAAGAAAGTCCTAGTATTGCAGAAAGGACAACAAACAGGGGGTCATGGAGTGCTTCCTCAAGGGAAGGAGCCTTTAACAGTGCCCCAGGAAGGCTCTTCAGGAGCCATGTGGGGAGATGACAGAGGTACCCCCATGGCTCAGAGTTATGATCAGAATCCTTCCCCTAGAGCAGCTGGGGAGAGGGACGAAGTCTGTCTCAGCCCAGGACTTTGGCTAAGCAGTGAGATGGATGCTGTAGGCTTGGAGCTGCCCGTACAAATAGAGGAGGTCATAGAGAGCTTCCAAGTTGAGGAGTGTGTAACTGAGTATCAGGAAGGCTGCCAGGGACTGGGCTCCAGTGGCAACATTTCCCTAGGTCCTGGAGAAACCATAGTACCTGGGGATACAGAGAGCAGTGTGATTCCCTGTGGAGGCACAGTTGCGGCAGCTGCCCTAGAAAAGAGAAACTACTGCAGCTTGCCAGGACCTTTGAGGGCCAACAGCCCAACCTTGAGGTCCAAAGAAAATCAAGAACAGAGCCGTGAAACCGTAGGGGATCCCAGTGATCTGTGGGCAGAAGGTTGCTTCCCATTGCTGGAAAGTGGTAGTTCCACACTGGGGTCTTCCAAAGAAACCCTTCCGCCCACATGCCAAGGCAATCTCCTTATCATGGGGACCGAGGATGCCTCCTCCTTGCCTGAAGCCAGCCAAGAGGCAGGGAGCAGAGGCAATTCCTTTTCTCCTCTGTTGGAAACCATAGAACCGGTCAACATACTAGATGTTAAAGATGACTGTGGCCTCCAACTAAGGGTCAGCGAGGACACCTGCCCACTGAATGTTCATTCTTATGACCCCCAAGGAGAAGGCAGGGTGGATCCTGATCTGTCCAAGCCTAAAAACCTTGCTCCTTTACAAGAGAGTCAGGAGTCTTACACAACTGGGACTCCCAAAGCAACATCTTCTCACCAGGGCCTTGGAAGCACTTTGCCTAGATGGGGAACCAGGGATGCCATAGTTCCGAGAGAAACTTCTGTTAGTAAAACACGCAGGTCAGCAGACAGGgccaaaggaaaggagaaaaagaagaaggaagcagaggaagaggatgaggaaCTCTCCAACTTTGCTTACCTCTTGGCCTCTAAACTTAGCCTCTCACCAAGGGGGCATCCTCTCAGTCCTCACCATGCCTCAGGAGgtcagggcagccagagagcaTCCCACCTGCTCCCTGCTGGGGCAAAAGGCCCCAGCAAACTTCCATATCCTGTTGCCAAGTCTGGGAAGCGAGCTCTAGCTGGAGGTCCAGCCCCTACTGAAAAGAGACCCCACTCAGGAGCTCAACTTGGGGTCCCCAGGGAGAATCCCCTAGCTCTGGGAGTAGTTCGACCGTCACAGTCTCGTAAAAGGCGGTGTGACAGTTTTGTCACGGGCAGAAGGAAGAAACGACGTCGTAGCCAGTAG